From Nitrosopumilus sp., the proteins below share one genomic window:
- a CDS encoding type 1 glutamine amidotransferase: MLLVLDNGSLYTKNLISFLEEKNFKFEKHTPDLFDLNSIDSFNSIILSGRRINEKKTNKVNSKIINYSVKNNIKLLGICYGAEIMALTLGGTIRKIPTLQKGNETIQIIKDNPISNNSIKVYESHSFEISKLPKELIVLGQSHNCKYEIIQYSGKPIFGTQFHPEMSQDGCDLIEKFCLL; the protein is encoded by the coding sequence TTGCTTCTAGTATTAGATAACGGATCTCTTTACACAAAAAATTTAATTTCATTTCTTGAAGAGAAAAATTTTAAATTTGAAAAACATACTCCCGATCTTTTTGATCTAAATTCCATTGATAGTTTTAATTCTATTATTTTATCTGGACGTCGTATAAATGAAAAAAAAACTAATAAAGTCAATTCAAAAATCATTAATTATTCTGTAAAAAATAACATAAAACTACTTGGAATATGCTACGGAGCAGAGATAATGGCTCTAACTCTTGGCGGAACTATAAGAAAAATACCAACTTTGCAAAAAGGAAATGAAACTATTCAAATTATCAAGGATAATCCAATTTCAAATAACTCTATTAAGGTCTATGAAAGTCATAGTTTTGAAATATCTAAATTACCTAAGGAGTTGATAGTGTTAGGACAATCCCATAATTGCAAATATGAGATAATTCAATATTCCGGAAAACCAATTTTTGGAACACAGTTTCATCCTGAGATGAGTCAAGATGGTTGTGATTTAATTGAAAAATTTTGTTTACTCTGA
- a CDS encoding UPF0182 family protein, which translates to MYSASTDKQAPPPDTGKFIRLGIVAIIGIVIFALVGNQAVILSMNFTEFGDQFSKPLYYTLISTLILSAIALVRVNIAGRSSIFWYAISTAIGFLGSGGQQSISNNIKNFSDYKLSTPQFVIWQITKILLFGAFFANIMFGFAAMSFIDGNYLGLENLPKLFALPFVTPDTNPNYAYENVVPMIPALVILIPPLLAAIGMRLVLYVGIHRIIGVITSFLHDSNNGKPRYLNYVSTIEGIIGIGVIWAGFNLFFTDQIDYNTRYIIGGTLVIGFALIAFSVVDRIRARVLTHMFKRDVYIRILSIIAIAIIVAGVVSVNNSIADAKKIEYLGPYTAQQIGVNRYLGELNNIQENTHNVKLTSVSPNNIKNYVNQNSDVLDVIRVWDWEAAFAKLKPEIGLIPYVDFEDNDILRFNNTLYWTASMKPILPTSVSLENRWYNEHLVYTHVPNGFLTLEATDGQIVDSGEFFKQREIYYGEGGLFEQTWSGYPNSRGSTSAELGGASYSGLGGLDVSPPLSWIFEPNFLLSFPAESVHIMRYKDVHDRMETLYPYFLYDLFGKELDSLPVTDGQNSYWLIPLIIGFDTRDVPWSVGNPYLRLVGYALVDTYNGDIQLLKTGDDFFSDMFASQYSDQFKPMPAWLEEQIRYPVELFNWKTEMYNIYHVTNVETFIQANQFYEIPRGLDTYYVEAKPPGFEQTEFVGLLSLELRGSQGRNLAGYMVVENDLSNLGDLQFFEVPLNSTTKLIGPTAVREALDRDPEFAQLKTLLRNPRIGDNILYRVGDHDIYFIPVYTAGAGGVVAQLGTIAAVGAAFNGEYFVGLGDTQEKAFEAYLKKVSGVAPTATTADDNYVELVKSDRIDIVKSIFAENEITISEPTSIQIPLSFNEGEIIFFTESDREDIEGFLSKFIDDFVKPRSDRVFMWQEDNNLNIGTIFVKNAIPEMHYISIEVGN; encoded by the coding sequence TTGTATAGCGCCTCTACTGATAAGCAAGCTCCACCTCCAGATACTGGAAAATTCATACGATTAGGCATAGTTGCTATAATTGGAATAGTGATCTTTGCTCTGGTAGGAAATCAGGCAGTAATTCTATCAATGAATTTTACTGAATTTGGCGATCAATTCTCAAAACCACTCTACTACACATTGATTTCAACATTAATCTTATCAGCTATTGCTCTAGTGAGAGTAAATATCGCTGGCAGATCATCTATTTTCTGGTACGCAATTAGTACTGCAATTGGATTTTTAGGAAGTGGGGGACAACAATCAATTTCAAATAATATCAAAAATTTCAGTGATTACAAACTATCTACACCTCAGTTTGTAATTTGGCAAATAACCAAAATTCTGCTCTTTGGAGCCTTCTTTGCAAACATCATGTTTGGTTTTGCTGCAATGTCATTTATTGATGGAAATTATTTAGGATTAGAGAATCTACCAAAATTATTTGCTCTTCCGTTTGTAACTCCAGATACTAACCCAAATTATGCATATGAAAATGTCGTACCAATGATCCCAGCTTTGGTCATCTTAATTCCACCCTTACTTGCTGCAATAGGAATGCGTTTGGTTTTGTATGTTGGAATTCATAGAATAATTGGAGTAATTACCTCATTTCTTCATGATTCGAATAATGGAAAACCAAGATACCTAAATTATGTTTCAACAATTGAAGGAATAATTGGAATAGGAGTAATTTGGGCAGGATTCAATCTATTCTTTACTGATCAAATTGATTATAACACACGTTACATTATTGGTGGTACACTAGTTATAGGATTTGCATTAATTGCATTCTCAGTTGTTGATAGAATTAGAGCAAGAGTTCTAACTCACATGTTTAAGCGAGATGTTTACATCAGAATTTTATCAATTATTGCAATTGCAATTATAGTAGCCGGTGTAGTTTCAGTAAACAATAGTATTGCAGATGCAAAAAAGATTGAATACTTGGGTCCATATACCGCCCAACAAATAGGTGTAAATCGATATCTAGGTGAACTTAACAATATTCAAGAGAACACACATAATGTTAAACTCACATCAGTGTCCCCAAATAATATCAAAAATTATGTTAACCAGAATAGTGATGTTCTTGATGTAATTAGGGTCTGGGACTGGGAAGCAGCTTTTGCAAAACTAAAGCCAGAGATTGGACTTATACCATATGTTGATTTTGAAGACAATGATATTCTTCGCTTTAATAACACTCTTTATTGGACTGCATCCATGAAGCCTATTCTTCCAACCTCAGTTAGCCTTGAAAATAGATGGTATAATGAACATCTTGTATACACCCATGTTCCAAATGGATTTTTAACATTAGAGGCAACAGATGGTCAGATCGTTGATAGTGGTGAATTCTTTAAGCAAAGAGAAATTTACTATGGTGAAGGAGGATTATTTGAGCAAACTTGGTCTGGATATCCTAATTCAAGAGGTTCAACTAGTGCCGAACTTGGTGGTGCATCATATTCTGGATTAGGTGGTTTGGATGTCTCGCCACCTCTAAGTTGGATCTTTGAGCCAAACTTTTTGCTTTCATTTCCAGCTGAATCAGTCCACATTATGAGATACAAAGATGTACACGATAGAATGGAGACTCTATACCCTTACTTCCTTTATGATTTATTTGGCAAAGAATTAGACTCACTTCCTGTAACTGATGGTCAAAATTCCTATTGGCTTATCCCTCTAATCATTGGATTTGATACCCGTGACGTTCCTTGGTCAGTAGGCAATCCATATCTGCGCTTGGTTGGATATGCACTGGTTGATACTTACAATGGTGATATTCAACTACTCAAGACTGGTGATGACTTCTTTTCAGATATGTTTGCCAGTCAATATTCTGATCAATTCAAACCAATGCCTGCATGGCTTGAAGAACAAATCAGATATCCTGTAGAATTGTTTAATTGGAAAACAGAGATGTATAATATCTACCACGTAACTAATGTAGAGACATTCATTCAAGCAAATCAATTCTATGAAATCCCTCGTGGTCTTGACACATATTATGTTGAAGCCAAACCACCTGGCTTTGAGCAGACAGAATTTGTTGGATTATTATCACTTGAACTAAGAGGCTCTCAAGGAAGAAATCTTGCAGGATACATGGTTGTTGAAAATGATCTTTCTAATCTTGGTGATTTACAATTCTTTGAAGTTCCATTAAACTCTACAACTAAATTGATAGGTCCAACTGCAGTAAGAGAAGCACTTGATAGAGATCCAGAGTTTGCTCAACTAAAGACACTATTGAGAAATCCAAGAATTGGTGATAATATTTTGTATCGTGTAGGTGATCATGATATTTACTTTATTCCAGTTTATACTGCAGGTGCTGGTGGTGTAGTTGCTCAATTAGGAACAATTGCTGCAGTTGGTGCTGCTTTTAATGGTGAATATTTTGTTGGGTTAGGTGACACTCAAGAAAAAGCATTTGAGGCATATTTGAAGAAAGTCTCTGGTGTTGCTCCAACTGCAACTACTGCAGATGATAATTATGTAGAATTAGTTAAAAGTGATAGAATTGATATTGTCAAATCTATATTTGCAGAAAATGAAATTACGATATCAGAGCCAACATCGATACAAATCCCACTTTCATTTAATGAAGGAGAAATAATTTTCTTTACTGAAAGTGATCGTGAAGATATTGAAGGATTCCTTTCAAAATTCATTGATGACTTTGTAAAACCACGTAGTGACAGAGTATTCATGTGGCAAGAAGATAACAATCTCAATATCGGAACAATATTTGTTAAAAATGCTATACCTGAGATGCATTATATCTCAATTGAGGTAGGCAATTAA
- a CDS encoding DNA primase small subunit domain-containing protein: MQAAEINFLEDSFKKYYFDHFDLIRVPERTSEREFGYQKFNSGMIRHIQIKDDKELHLLLMQNTPSDVYCSNAYYSFPNLPMNEKDWKEADLIFDIDAKDLNLSCRENHTVSICNECYEVSKNSIKCSKCNSIKLEKKSLPCKNCIDASKIEVSKLSEVLIDDLAVTQDNIQVYFSGNEGFHVYVYNSQFQKIGSRERSELADYISLRGAIPETFGMRKFKQDRLAFPDFSDKGWKGRFAKHVYGTKSKRSKIITELIANGYSSFQKTLDDVSENIGVKIDPNVTMDIHRIFRLPGSINSKSGLTKIFCNDLSKFDPYVEASFLSDDSIEIVANCPIEFKLKNKKFGPYNNETVSVPTFAAVYMICKKLATIA; encoded by the coding sequence ATGCAAGCAGCTGAAATTAACTTCTTAGAAGATTCATTTAAAAAATATTATTTTGATCATTTTGATCTTATTAGAGTTCCTGAACGAACATCTGAAAGAGAATTTGGATATCAGAAATTTAATTCAGGAATGATTCGTCATATACAGATCAAAGATGACAAGGAATTGCATCTACTACTTATGCAAAATACTCCATCTGATGTTTATTGTTCAAATGCATACTATTCATTTCCAAATTTACCGATGAATGAAAAAGATTGGAAAGAGGCAGATCTAATTTTTGATATTGATGCAAAAGATCTTAATTTATCATGTAGAGAAAATCACACAGTTTCAATTTGTAATGAATGTTACGAGGTTTCAAAAAACTCTATAAAATGTTCTAAATGTAATTCTATTAAACTTGAAAAAAAATCTTTACCCTGCAAAAACTGTATTGATGCATCAAAAATTGAAGTTTCTAAACTATCTGAAGTTTTAATTGATGATCTTGCTGTGACTCAAGATAATATTCAAGTGTATTTCTCAGGCAATGAAGGATTTCATGTTTATGTGTACAATTCACAATTTCAAAAAATTGGTTCTAGAGAAAGATCAGAATTGGCAGATTATATTTCCCTACGTGGAGCTATACCTGAAACATTTGGAATGAGAAAATTTAAACAAGATCGTTTGGCTTTTCCAGATTTTAGCGACAAAGGATGGAAAGGAAGATTTGCAAAGCATGTTTATGGTACAAAATCTAAACGCTCAAAAATAATTACAGAATTGATTGCAAATGGTTACTCATCATTTCAAAAAACTTTGGATGATGTTTCTGAAAACATTGGAGTAAAAATTGATCCAAATGTAACCATGGACATTCATAGAATATTTAGATTGCCTGGATCCATTAACAGCAAAAGTGGGCTGACAAAAATTTTTTGTAACGATTTATCAAAGTTTGATCCTTATGTTGAAGCATCTTTTCTAAGTGATGATTCTATTGAGATCGTTGCTAATTGCCCAATTGAATTTAAATTAAAAAACAAAAAATTCGGTCCATACAACAATGAAACAGTATCAGTTCCCACATTTGCTGCAGTCTATATGATTTGCAAAAAACTAGCGACAATTGCTTAA
- a CDS encoding DNA primase, which translates to MLELGEDEKAKYPFLADAGKYLKEQGFTLEQFGTDPDLIPIIEKAYTRIHAACEMNKDYESEIIQNQVSNTGSLPREVFSFLLSIVLLKLAGIPTLAKRFALSESMRAEGFLTKDLKNISSENELPIKIIEELFSIRIKKQDDFFIIPVIDYIRHSIHFHEREWKLVNRHVENGFVYLKADKMVRLFRKELGTYINSKILSGKKPSMIPGFEDSVEKLVKYSKKFQSNFVTTGEYPPCIKHAIEVLEKGENLPHSGRFMLATFLLSKGQTVEEIAPLFKNAPDYNQRVTLYQLNHLAGTSGSGTQYSCPSCEKLNTQSLCFATSECDNIINPLQFGKKRK; encoded by the coding sequence ATGCTTGAACTTGGAGAAGATGAAAAAGCAAAATATCCATTCCTAGCTGATGCAGGCAAATATCTAAAAGAACAAGGGTTTACACTAGAACAATTTGGAACTGATCCAGATCTTATCCCTATTATAGAAAAAGCCTATACTCGAATTCATGCAGCATGTGAAATGAATAAAGATTATGAATCAGAAATTATTCAAAATCAGGTTTCTAATACAGGTTCACTCCCTAGAGAAGTTTTTTCATTTTTATTATCAATTGTTCTGCTAAAATTAGCAGGAATTCCAACTTTGGCAAAGCGTTTTGCTCTGAGTGAATCTATGCGTGCAGAAGGTTTTCTTACTAAAGATTTAAAAAATATTTCCAGCGAGAATGAATTACCAATTAAAATTATTGAAGAACTTTTTTCAATTAGAATAAAAAAGCAAGATGATTTTTTCATTATTCCCGTCATAGACTATATCAGACATTCCATTCATTTTCATGAAAGAGAATGGAAGTTAGTTAATAGACATGTAGAAAATGGATTTGTTTATCTTAAAGCTGATAAGATGGTTAGACTCTTTAGGAAAGAATTGGGAACATACATTAACTCAAAAATTTTATCTGGAAAAAAACCTTCAATGATTCCTGGTTTTGAAGATTCAGTGGAAAAACTAGTTAAATATTCAAAAAAATTCCAATCAAATTTTGTTACGACTGGAGAATATCCTCCTTGCATTAAACACGCAATTGAAGTACTTGAAAAAGGTGAAAATCTACCTCACTCAGGACGTTTTATGCTTGCAACTTTTCTTCTCTCAAAAGGTCAAACTGTTGAGGAGATTGCACCTCTATTCAAAAATGCTCCTGATTATAATCAACGAGTTACACTCTACCAACTAAATCATTTAGCAGGAACGTCAGGAAGTGGAACTCAATATTCTTGCCCTTCATGTGAGAAACTAAATACACAATCCCTATGTTTTGCAACATCTGAATGTGATAACATCATTAATCCTTTACAATTCGGAAAAAAGAGAAAATAA
- a CDS encoding deoxyribonuclease IV, translating into MQIGCHVSISGSIDKAVDNAIERECSAFQIFTRNPRGWHVKELTKDDISNFKSKLKASKIDRFATCAHMPYLPNLASPKEDGFEKSVKTLIDEVERCALLGIPYLVTHLGSHLGIGEEEGIKRLVKGLTKAGETKNDVMILLENTAGQKNSVGSDFKQLGEIFNQLKPSKKFGVCFDTCHAFVSGYDLRTANKVKETFDEFDKYVGIKNLKILHLNDAKGDIGCNLDRHYHLGLGGIGEQGISSVVKFANKKKIPIILETPIDDERDDFENIKKAKEFA; encoded by the coding sequence ATGCAGATCGGCTGTCATGTATCAATTTCAGGATCAATTGACAAGGCAGTAGATAACGCTATTGAGCGAGAATGTTCTGCATTTCAGATCTTTACAAGAAATCCTAGAGGGTGGCATGTAAAAGAACTCACAAAAGATGATATTTCTAATTTTAAATCAAAACTAAAGGCAAGTAAAATTGATAGATTTGCAACATGTGCACATATGCCATATTTACCAAATCTTGCATCTCCAAAAGAAGATGGATTTGAAAAATCTGTTAAAACATTAATTGATGAAGTTGAAAGATGTGCATTATTAGGAATTCCATATCTTGTTACACATCTTGGTAGTCATTTAGGAATTGGAGAAGAAGAAGGAATTAAGAGACTTGTAAAAGGATTAACAAAAGCAGGAGAGACTAAAAATGATGTGATGATTTTATTAGAAAATACTGCAGGACAAAAAAATTCTGTAGGTTCTGATTTTAAACAGCTAGGAGAAATTTTTAATCAATTAAAGCCTTCAAAAAAATTTGGTGTTTGTTTTGATACTTGTCATGCATTTGTATCAGGATATGATTTAAGAACTGCAAATAAAGTAAAAGAAACTTTTGATGAATTTGATAAATATGTAGGAATTAAAAATTTGAAGATTTTGCATCTTAATGATGCAAAAGGGGATATTGGGTGTAATCTTGATAGACATTATCATTTGGGCTTGGGTGGTATTGGTGAGCAAGGCATATCTTCTGTAGTTAAATTTGCAAACAAGAAAAAAATTCCTATAATTCTAGAGACACCGATTGATGATGAACGAGATGATTTTGAAAATATCAAAAAAGCAAAGGAGTTTGCGTAG